One Cupriavidus taiwanensis LMG 19424 DNA segment encodes these proteins:
- a CDS encoding substrate-binding domain-containing protein produces MKLNIPAGKRALLVFVLWLAAPAWADEIRVITSGGFTAAYQQLVPLYEAATQDRVITAYGASMGNAPDSIPSRLARGETFDVVILADSGLDKLVEQGKVAAGSRVDLARSLIGMSVRKGTPKPDISTAEALKQTLLNAKSIAYSASASGTYLSSELFPRLGVAEQIQDKARKIYSERVGAVVARGDAEIGFQQVSELLPFKELDYVGPLPAELQQRVFFSAGTVAGRQSAAASRFIRFLASPAAASIVSSTGLEPVATPLQPPAPPALGPAQMR; encoded by the coding sequence ATGAAACTGAACATTCCTGCCGGCAAGCGCGCGTTGCTGGTGTTCGTGCTGTGGCTGGCCGCGCCGGCCTGGGCCGACGAGATCCGCGTCATTACCTCGGGCGGCTTTACCGCGGCCTACCAGCAACTGGTGCCGCTGTACGAGGCCGCGACCCAGGACCGCGTCATCACCGCCTATGGCGCGTCGATGGGCAATGCGCCCGATTCCATTCCCAGCCGCCTGGCGCGCGGCGAGACCTTCGATGTCGTGATCCTGGCGGACTCGGGCCTGGACAAGCTGGTCGAGCAAGGCAAGGTGGCCGCCGGCAGCCGGGTCGACCTGGCGCGCTCGCTGATCGGCATGTCCGTGCGCAAGGGCACGCCCAAGCCGGATATCAGCACGGCCGAGGCGCTGAAGCAGACCCTGCTCAATGCGAAGTCCATCGCCTATTCCGCCAGCGCCAGCGGGACGTACCTCTCCAGCGAGCTGTTCCCCCGGCTTGGGGTGGCAGAACAGATCCAGGACAAGGCGCGCAAGATCTACAGCGAGCGGGTCGGCGCCGTGGTGGCGCGGGGCGATGCCGAGATCGGCTTCCAGCAGGTCAGCGAGCTGCTGCCGTTCAAGGAACTGGACTACGTGGGGCCGCTGCCCGCCGAGCTGCAGCAGAGGGTGTTCTTTTCCGCGGGAACGGTCGCGGGCCGGCAAAGCGCGGCAGCTTCGCGCTTCATCCGTTTCCTGGCCTCGCCGGCGGCGGCATCGATTGTCAGCAGCACCGGGCTGGAGCCCGTGGCCACGCCGCTGCAGCCACCGGCGCCTCCGGCGCTGGGGCCGGCGCAGATGCGTTGA
- a CDS encoding LysR family transcriptional regulator, whose amino-acid sequence MARINFALEDLQAFVATAEKGSFRMAAEALHISQPALSRRIEKLEKTLGSRLLDRTTRRVEVTHVGRQFLEEARAALDILDNAVFRLGDEAALQRGLVTVAAIPSAALHCLPHAIRAFAGRHPGVRVRVVDESASSVLASVLSGESDFGLNFLGAQEPNIDFRAIRAERYRLAMRRDDEWAGRERVAWQDLAGQRMVSVSRHSGNRALIENAIAHLERRPTIHYEANHVVGVLALVEAGLGMAVLPGMAVPPDHPRLCAVPLVEPDVDRVLALIRRRDRPLQPAAQALYETIALSMAEDA is encoded by the coding sequence ATGGCACGCATCAATTTCGCCCTCGAAGACCTGCAGGCCTTTGTCGCAACCGCTGAAAAGGGCAGTTTCCGCATGGCGGCCGAAGCGCTGCATATTTCGCAACCGGCGCTGAGCCGGCGCATCGAAAAGCTGGAAAAAACGCTGGGCTCGCGCCTGCTGGACCGGACCACGCGTCGCGTGGAGGTGACCCATGTCGGCCGCCAGTTCCTGGAAGAGGCCCGCGCCGCGCTCGATATCCTCGACAACGCCGTGTTCCGGCTCGGCGACGAAGCGGCGCTGCAACGCGGCCTGGTGACCGTGGCAGCGATACCGTCTGCCGCCCTGCATTGCCTGCCTCATGCGATCCGCGCGTTTGCCGGGCGGCATCCCGGCGTGCGCGTGCGCGTGGTCGACGAAAGCGCCAGCAGCGTACTGGCCAGCGTGCTGTCCGGTGAATCGGATTTCGGGCTCAACTTCTTGGGCGCCCAGGAGCCCAATATCGACTTTCGCGCCATCCGCGCCGAACGCTACCGGCTGGCAATGCGCCGGGACGACGAATGGGCCGGGCGGGAACGCGTGGCCTGGCAGGACCTGGCCGGTCAACGGATGGTCAGCGTGTCCCGGCACAGCGGCAATCGTGCCCTGATCGAGAACGCTATCGCCCATCTGGAGCGGCGGCCGACCATTCACTACGAAGCCAACCACGTCGTCGGCGTGCTGGCGCTGGTCGAGGCCGGCCTGGGCATGGCCGTGCTGCCTGGCATGGCGGTACCGCCGGATCATCCCCGGCTTTGCGCCGTGCCGCTGGTCGAGCCGGATGTTGACCGCGTACTGGCGCTGATACGCCGTCGCGACCGGCCACTGCAGCCCGCCGCGCAGGCGTTGTACGAGACCATCGCGTTGTCGATGGCGGAGGATGCATGA